The window TGGCTGGCTGGCCGATGTGGCGCCAAAAGAGTTCCTTGGCCACTTTACCGTGTTCGCGCTTTCCTGCGTGGTCGGTTACTACGTGGTCTGGAACGTGTCGCATGCGCTGCATACGCCGCTGATGTCTGTGACGAACGCCATCTCCGGGATCATCGTTGTGGGGGCATTATTGCAGATTGGCCAGGGTGGCTGGGTGAGTTTCCTGAGCTTTATCGCGGTACTTATTGCCAGCATTAATATTTTCGGTGGCTTCACCGTGACTCAGCGCATGCTGAAAATGTTCCGGAAAAACTAAGGGGTAGCACATGTCTGGAGGATTAGTTACAGCTGCATACATTGTTGCCGCGATCCTGTTTATTTTCAGTCTGGCGGGGCTTTCTAAGCATGAAACGTCCCAGCAGGGTAATAACTTCGGTATCGCCGGGATGGCGATTGCGCTGATTGCCACGATCTTTGGTCCGGATACCGGTAACGTCGCGTGGATTCTGGTTGCCATGATCATCGGTGGCGCGATTGGTATTCGTCTGGCGAAGAAAGTCGAAATGACCGAGATGCCGGAGCTGGTGGCGATCCTGCACAGCTTCGTTGGCCTGGCGGCGGTGCTGGTTGGTTTTAACAGCTACCTGTATCACGAAGCGGGTCTGGAACCGATTCTGGTGAATATTCACCTGACTGAAGTGTTCCTTGGCATCTTCATCGGTGCAGTGACCTTCACGGGTTCTATTGTGGCGTTTGGTAAACTGCGCGGCAAGATATCCTCTAAGCCGCTGATGCTGCCGAATCGCCACAAGCTGAACCTTGCGGCGCTGGTGGTTTCGTTCCTGCTGCTGGTGCTGTTCGTGCGTACTGAAAGCGTGGGTCTGCAGGTTCTGGCGTTGCTGGTGATGACCATTATCGCGCTGGCGTTTGGCTGGCATCTGGTGGCGTCTATCGGCGGGGCAGATATGCCGGTTGTGGTATCGATGCTGAACTCCTATTCAGGATGGGCGGCAGCGGCGGCGGGCTTTATGTTGAGCAACGATCTGCTGATCGTTACCGGTGCGCTGGTGGGTTCTTCGGGTGCGATCCTGTCTTACATTATGTGTAAGGCGATGAACCGCTCCTTCATCAGCGTCATTGCCGGTGGTTTTGGTACCGACGGTTCTTCTACTGGTGACGATCAGGAAGCGGGTGAGCATCGCGAGATTTCCGCGGAAGAAACGGCAGAAATGCTGAAGGATTCGCACTCGGTGATTATCACTCCAGGCTATGGCATGGCGGTGGCGCAGGCACAGTATCCTGTGGCCGAAATCACCGAGAAACTGCGTGCTCGCGGCATCAAGGTGCGTTTCGGTATCCACCCTGTTGCCGGGCGTCTACCGGGGCATATGAACGTGCTGCTGGCGGAAGCGAAGGTGCCTTACGATATCGTGCTGGAAATGGATGAAATCAACGATGATTTCGCCGATACCGACACCGTACTGGTCATCGGCGCGAACGATACCGTTAACCCTGCGGCGCTGGACGATCCGAAAAGCCCAATCGCCGGTATGCCGGTTCTGGAAGTGTGGAAGGCGCAGAACGTCATTGTGTTTAAACGTTCAATGAATACCGGTTATGCCGGCGTGCAGAACCCACTGTTCTTTAAAGATAACACCCATATGCTGTTTGGCGATGCCAAAGCCAGCGTGGATGCGATTCTGAAAGCGCTGTAATTATTACTAACATGTCATACGGCCTCCTCGGAGGCCGTTTTTTTATGGCACATTCCGCTTATTAGTGAGAGAGGCGGCTTCACGCTTTATTGAGATCGCCCAACAAAACGGCAATGCTTTGGCCGCCTTCAGTTTGCTCAAGTGCAATTTTAACGATGATGGTGAGTGGGACAGAAAGCAGCATGCCAACCGGTCCCAGTAACCAGCCCCAGAATATCAACGACAGAAAAACCACCAGCGTCGATAGCCCCAGTCCGCGTCCCATGATGCGCGGTTCGAGAATGTTACCGAATATCAGGTTAATCGCCAGATAGCCCGCCAGCACCACCAGGGCATCGTAAAATCCGCTAAACACCAGTACCTGAGCAATAGGGGGGATCGCCGCCAGCACGGATCCGATATTGGGGATGTAGTTCAGCGCGAAAGCCAGCAGTCCCCAGACAAATGCGAAGCGGACATCCAGTGCGGCCAGCATGCCCCAGGCGACCAGACCGGTGACAATACTGATGGCCGTTTTGAGGACCAGGTAGTGTGACACGCTGTCGATTGCGCGTTGAATAGCGGCCATTCCCTCAACGGGTCTGCTCATCATTTGTTTGAGTTTGCCGGGTAACTGTGGCACTTCCAGTAGCATAAACACGACGGTCAGCAGCAGTAAAAAGATAGATGACATGGCATTGGACAATTGCGTCAGCAAATTGGTCACCAGCGTCATCGCCGCATTAGGGTCGATATACTTCACGAGTTCGTCGACGGAAACACCAATTCCCGCGCGCTGCAGCCACGGTTCGATATTTTTCAGCGGGATAACCAGTGAAGAACGGTATTGCGGTAGCGTTCTCGCTAATTCATTTAAGGATGTCCCTAAATATGCTAAAAGCAGCACCATTAGCATCACAATAATAACCACCAGCAATGACACGGCTAATACTCGCGGAATGCGAAGTTTGACCATTCGCTGGACCACGGGATTAAGCACCACGGCAATAAATAACGCCAGAATAAAGGGGACAATGATATCGGCCGCAAAGCGGACGCCGGTCAGAATGATCACCAGCATGCCCAACATAATGACTAATTTTAGGCCGCTAAGCGTGATAATGGGTTTCGCCATGTTTATTCCTGAAGAGTTATCCTGAACCTGGATAATAGTGTGATCTGCCTCGAGTCGTTATAACAAAAATCAAACGAACCAGGTAAAGAAGTGAAAAGATTTTGAGTTCGTCTTGAACCTATGATACAAATTGCGTGTGTTTAACTACCGAGGACAATTATCATCCGCGATGACGAGAAGCAACACTGCGGATAATTGTAATATTATGGACAATACGTTCAGGATGTTTTTGCGTTTACCTACACTTCTTCGTACCTCTTCTACTTTCCTGCTTGCAGGTGAGCAACTCTGGCGCAACGCGCTTTAGTCCCTTCTTCTGCCTGAGCTGGCGTTATGCGCTGAGCTATCTGATTTTATTTTTTGGTTTGCTGCATGCAGTAAGCCCAAAGGACTTTATTCTCTAGCAGGAGAAGTATCATGTTTTACTGGATTTTATTAGGTCTGGCCATTGCGGCTGAAATTACAGGTACGCTGTCGATGAAATGGGCAAGCGTAGGTAATGGTAATGCGGGCTTTATTTTAATGCTGGTAATGATCGCCTTATCGTATATTTTTCTCAGTTTCGCCGTTAAAAAAATCGCCCTCGGCGTGGCCTACGCGTTATGGGAAGGTATCGGTATTTTATTTATTACGCTGTTTAGCGTGCTGTTATTTGACGAAACCCTGTCGGCGATGAAGGTGGCCGGATTAGTCTCGCTAGTGTTCGGTATCGTGCTGATTAAATCAGGCACACGAAAGCCAGCAAAAGCGAGGGGCGAGGTGACCCATGCAGCAGTTTGAATGGGTTCACGGCGCCTGGTTGGGGATGGCCATCGTGCTGGAAATTGTCGCTAACGTCTTTTTGAAATTTTCCGATGGTTTTCGTCGTAAAGCCTATGGCGTGCTGTCATTGGTCGCCGTGCTGGCAGCCTTTAGTGCGCTGTCTCAGGCGGTAAAAGGCATCGACCTTTCCGTTGCTTATGCCCTGTGGGGGGGATTCGGGATTGCCGCCACGTTGGCCGCAGGCTGGGTGCTTTTTGGTCAGCGCCTGAATAATAAAGGCTGGATCGGCGTGGCATTGTTGCTGGCCGGTATGATCATGATTAAACTCGCCTGATAAAAATGCTGCCTGTATCTGCGGGCAGCATGTTGTTATCCCTTCGCTAACGCGTCCAGTTTATCGCGAAAACCGGTGACCGAAATCGCGCGGTTATCGGCCCGCCAGCGATCTTTCGCCGCCGGCGCGGAACTCTGCACACCAATCAATTGCCAGCCCGCATCTGTCTTCAGCATCAATGGGGAACCGCTGTCACCCGGGAGCGTGTCGCACTGATGAGACATGACGGTGTTTTGCGCCCAGCCGGTCACTACACAATCCTGATGCGCATACAGATCGTCCAGATGGTCTTCCGGGTAGCCTGACTGAGTGACTTTGCGATCGGCGGCTTTCAGCGCAGCGGTTAATGCGGTTTTATCGCCTTCATACAAGGGAAGCGGTGTAATTCCTGATGGGGGATAACGCAACACCACCAGACCAAAATCCCAGGGTGCCGCAGAAGGGGGCACAATCCAGCCGTCGCCATCCGCTTTTAAGCGCTTGCCAAGTGAAGGATCAACCCGTGCCTCAATGCCGTGGATTTCATAGCGCCAGACGCCTTTTTTTGACACAAAGCGCAGCGCAACGGCTTTATCCGGCTTGCCTTTAGGGGGCGTTAACAGACAGTGCCCGGCGGTCAAGGCCAGATGCGGAGAAATGAGCGTGGCCGTACACAGGTTACCGCTGGCGGTTTCCAGTTGTCCGATGGCGTCCCAGGGAGATTGAGTCGGGTCTGGGATCTGTACGCGATCGTCATGACCAAAGAAGAGCGTATTAATGTCTTCAGCTTCAGTGGCAGGCGTTTCTGGCCGATCCGCATGCGCAACGACAGGAGAAAGATAAATAGAACCCAGTAATACCGCAATGGTTTTATGCATATCACACTCTGGTGGGGAATTATGATTATTAAAAGCAAACCCTCAATGAATACTATAGACGGGACGGTGGGAAAGTGGGAGTAAAATCAGGTAACTACACTCAGGAAAGATAAAAGTGCGTGGCAATAAGGCCGCAAATTATCAGTGTAATAAGAATGAACTCAAAGCGGTAATGGGACACCCTTTTACCCTCCGAACGCGGCGCTAAACCGACAAGAGCTAGCGCCGTAGGCGCTGGCGTGGGGGACGCCAGCGTTATTTCTGACGGATTATGCCGCTGGCTGAGCCGCAGGTTTAGCTGCGTCGTGTTTTACGGCTTTTTTGCTGTGCTTTTTAGCTGCCTGTGCTTTTTGCTCTGGTGCTTTTTGTTCTGCAGCAGGTTTAGCGGTGGTTTTTTTGGTGTGTTTCTTGGCAGATTGCGCTTTCTGCGGTGCCGCCTTGTGCTGTTTTTTATGATGTGTGGTTTTAGCCGGAGCTGCTTTGGTGGTGGCTGCAGCGGCCGGAGTCGTGGTGGCCGTTGTTTCAGCAGCAAATGCAGCAGAAGACAGACCCATAGCAGCGGCAACAACCAGAGCTAATACTTTTTTCATTGTCATACCCTCGATTTGGTTTTTCATTCAACCCCACTGCGGGGCCGTTGAAATAACTATATCGCTGTAATATCAAGGCTTCCGTGAGTCATTGGTTTCGGCGTGTAACCATATGTACAATGACTCACGGTAAGCAATTACAGATAACGGGCTTCCAGATGTGCGCGGAAATAGCGGCTACTGAGTGGTTCACCGGTGGCCTGCGTAATCAGCTGTTCGGTGGTAAAGCGGCTACCGTGCTGCCAGATGTTCTGGCGTAACCAGTCAAACAGTGCGCTGAAATCACCCTGAGCAATGGCCGTTTCTAACCCCGGCAACGCGCGATTTGCCGCACTAAACAACTGTGCTGCATACATGGCACCAAGGGTATAGGAAGGGAAGTAGCCAAAGCCACCGTCGGTCCAGTGGATATCCTGCATACACCCATTACGGTAATTGCCGATGGTTGACAGCCCCAGCCACGCCTGCATTTTCTCATTCCATAAGGCCGGAATATCATCGACTTCAATGTCGCCGTTAATCAGTGCTCGCTCGATTTCGTAGCGCAGGATCACGTGGGCGGGGTAGCTCACTTCATCGGCATCAACGCGGATAAAGCCCGGCTTCACCTGCTGGTTCCAGGCGATAAAATTGCTTTCTTCAAAGGCGGGTTGATCGCCAAAATGCCGCTTCACCGCCGGGATTAACCGCGTCAGGAAGGCGCTGCTTCGACCCAGCTGCATTTCAAAGAACAGGCTTTGGGATTCATGAATGGCGGTCGAGCGTGCCAGGGCGATAGGTTGACCGGACCAGTTACGCGGCAGGTTCTGCTCATAGCGGGCATGGCCGGTTTCATGGATAACGCCAAACAGTGCGCTCAGCAGTTCGTTTTCATCATACCGTGTGGTGATACGCACATCTTCCGGTACGCCGCCGCAGAATGGGTGGGCGCTAATGTCCAGCCGTCCGCCCGCAAAGTCGAATCCCAACTGCGCCATGGTCTCAAGGCCTAACTCGCGCTGCACCGCCGTCGGGAAAGGGCCAACCGGCGCGATTAACGATTGCCGGGACTGTTTGGCGACCACCTTGCTTAACAGGTCCGGGAGCCAGCCTTTGAGGTCGGCGAATAACACGTCCAGGCGGGCGCTGGTCATGTCTGGTTCAAACACATCCAGCAGCGCATCATACGGTGAACAACCTTTGGCCTCGGCACGCAGCCTGGCCTCTTCGCGGCTGTACTTCACCACATCCTTCAGGTTCTCAGCAAAACCTTCCCAGTCATTGGCCGGGCGCTGGCTGCGCCAGGCGTGTTCGCAGCGGCTACCCGCAAGGGATTTGGCTTCAACCAGTGATTCCGGCAACAATGATGCCTGATGATGCAGACGCGACATTTCTCGCAAATTGGCCTGTTCAACATCATTCAATTCTTCGTGTTGCGCGCCGGCAATCCAGGTGGCGACCTTAGGATCGGTTAACAGCTGATGTTCCAGGACGTTCAGTTCCGCCAGCGCTTCGCCACGGGCCTGGCTGCCACCAGGAGGCATCATGGTGAACATATCCCAACTGGCGATGGAGGAGAGGTGCGAGAAGCGGGAGAGGCGCTGGAAGGTGCGGGTGAGTTCCTGATAAGCCAGTGATTTTTCCATTCTTGTTAGTCCTTATCGTATTGGGAGTGTTCCTGGAGTTTACCGTGATTCCTACACGATTCATGCACTTTTCATGCACTCATCTTACCCACTCTGCAAAGGATGGTTATCTGTGGAGAAAGAAACTTAACAACAAGACGCTTTCCGTAAGCTTGAAGACACGACATCCAGAGACAGCAAAGCTAAGAGCCAGATATCTCACGATTCAGTTTGTTAAATGCAAAGAGCTTTGCCTATCTTTCGAGGTAATGAGGGAGAGTCTTAAAAAATACCGTGACAGATTAGTTGATGAAGCGATTCTAATCGCTTTAGGTCAGGTGGGAGATGTTGAGGAAGAACCAAGGGTTACTGTGTGGACTGACCCCACGACCGTAGACAAATTCTGTCCTCACGACGAGGCCTGTTCGAAGGCCTCCGGACTGACGCCGCCGAGGTGACTGTGGCGCCGGGCCCGGTTGTAGAACACTTCAATGTAATCGAAGATATCCGCCCGGGCTAGATCCCGGGTTTTGTATATTCTCTTCCTGATGCGCTCTTTTTTCAGTGAACTGAAGAACGATTCGGCCACCGCATTATCCCAGCAGTTGCCACGCTGGCTCATGCTCGGGACCAGGTTATTAGCCCGGCAGAAGCGCTGCCAGTCGTCACTGCCGTACTGGCTTCCCTGGTCTGAGTGCACGATGACCTCGCCGTCGGGTTTACGTCGCCAGACCGCCATCATCAGTGCATCCAGCGCCAGTTCGCGTGAGAGAGTGGGCTTCATCGACCAGCCCACCACGTTACGGGCGAAGAGATCGATAACCACCGCCAGATACAGCCAGCCCTGCCAGGTGCGGATATAAGTAATGTCGGTGACCCAGACCTGATTGGCCCGGACAACAGTAAACTGCCGCTGCACGCGATTAGGGGCAACCACTGAAGGTCTGCCAGCGATACGACGCGGCGCTTTATAGCCGCGCACGGCTTTAATCCGGTTCAGTTGCATAATACGGCCCACCCGGTTTTTACCGCAGGTTTCCCCGATTTCGTTCAGGTCGCCATGAACCCGCCGGTAACCGTATACGCCTCCGCTCAGTGAATAGGAGTCACGGATAAGCGTCAGCAGACGCTGATTATCTTTATCACGTGCCGAGACCGGGTTATGCAGCCACGCGTAGAACCCGGCCCGGGCGACATCCAGTACCCGACACATTGTCATCACACCCCATACAGTGCGGTGCTCATTGATAAAGCGGTACTTCAGTCGGGCTCCCTTGCAAAGTACCGCGCGGCCTTTTTCAGGATATCCCGTTCTTCTTCGGTACGTTTTAGCTGCGCCCGTAGTTTCAGGATCTCGCTTTTGGCTTCCAGTAAATCCCGGGCATGCTGCTCGCTGTTATCCGGTTTGATAGCCCGTAGCCACTTGTAGAGGCTGTGGGCAGAAACGCCCAGACGGTCAGATACTTCGGCAACGGAATAACCGCGTTCCGTTATCTGTCGGACGGCTTCTTCCTTAAATTCAGGTGTAAATCGTGGTGTGCCCATATGCTCCCCCTATGCTCAAACTATAGGGCAGGATCGTCTACCGGGGTGGGGGCAGTCCAACTATAGGGCAGGATCGTCTACCGGGGTGGGGTCAGTCCACTATAGGGCAGGATCGTCTACCGGGGTGGGGTCAGTCCAACTATAGGGCAGGATCGTCTACCGGGGTGGGGGCAGTCCACAACGCCTGGCTAAAGTTGCGGAGGCTTTAGGTGACAACGAAACAATCGCGCAAGCCTCACTGTAGTCAGAAAGGATTGTGCCAGGTATGTAATCGGGATAATTTTTAGCCCTTTCTTTTTCTGTCGATGGGATTAGGCTTTTCAATGTGGTCGTGTTCGAAATGGTCGCCAGCGTACCTGCAAAGTTTGCCAGTTCGTCTGTACGTAAAATGATGGATACTTTGGCACAATGGGGGTTCGGGCATGTGATTCCTCGAATTGAATACCGAAAATAATGCCCGCCAGACTTAAGGTCAAAGCTAGCTTTCGAAAAATCATCTTCCTTTACTACCGCAGCAGTGTTGCAGTGTGGGCATATCCAAGACATCTTGACTCTCCATAGCTGGTTTTTCCTCATTTTATGCCACGGTATTCGTATGGTTTTCAATGGGCTTCGCTAAAAACTGTGGCGATGGTTGGAGAGTGGAATCACACAAAGTTTACCCCAAAAACGTAAACGTTTTATTGACCTGCTTTGATGCTGGATTTCTTCTTATAAAAACTACAAAATCTATGAATATTTCGTTCACTGTTCATGCACGACTCATTACTCATGTAATGTAATCTCATGAATTTAATGATTAATTACTAATGGTGAACATATCCCAACTGGCGATAGCCGAGAGGTGGGAGAAGCGAGAGAGCCGCTGGAACGTGCGGGTGAGCTGTTGGTAATTCGTACTGTTACTCATTATTTTCGTTCTCGTTCTGTTGGACCAGACCTGTGAGTCTAACGTGATTTACCGCATTTACCCATTCCTCGGCAGAGAATGCGAAATGTTGGTAGCTTGTAAGTGATAATGATACTTCTTATCATAAACAAAATTTGATGCTTTAAGCTATGGCGTAATCTTTTAGCAGGGAGCCGGTATGCAACAGGAAATCAGTAGTGACTATATCGCCAGAACTCGGGCAGTATCCGGTTGTTTTTCGATGTTTATTCTGATGTTTGGCCTCACGTTTGTCCCCCTTTTTTTTGCTGAAAGCGCGCTGTTACAGGCGCAGGGATTACTGTTCCCACTGTTGTTTGCTGCGGAGTTCGTTGTGCTGGTACCGCTGTATTATTTCTTCTTTAGCAAAAGAGCAGGTCTGGGAAAGGGCACGTTTAACGTGACGTGGTTTGGTATTTTATTTGTCGCACTTTTGCTGGTGCAGTTTGCCGGGCCCTGGCTGCTGGGAATAAGACAAAATGAAGAATGGGTGACAACCCAGGTATCACTACGTAGTTACGCGCTGTGGCTGTCGAGTTTGTCGCTGATATTTATTGCCCCGGTTTATGAGGAAATGATTTTCCGCGGCTGCCTGTTCAATGCCTTTCAGTACTGGTTCAAGGATAAAACCTGGTTGACGTCTGCGGTGGTGTCCGCCATTTTCGCGCTGATGCACACGCAGTATGTGGATTTTAGGACGTTATTGCTGTTGTTTATCGTGTCACTGGTTCTGATTTATGCCCGAATTAAAAGTAACGGCATACTGATGCCAATTATGCTGCATATCTTGATGAACGGGACGGTGGTGGGCATGCAAATCGCGGCTCAGGCATTCGTGCCGTCCACGTAATGCGGTGTGCCCGGCGATACCGGGCATCACAATCAGGCGTGCAAACGGTGATGTAAACGGGACCCCACCAGTAGCGCAAGGATCAGCATCAACGCAATAAACCCGCCGACGCCGTTCCAGCCGTAGTTATGCCAGAAAACGCCACCCAGCGTACCTGCAATGCTCGATCCCAGGTAATAACAGAACAGATACAACGACGAGGCCTGACCTTTGGCGCGTTTAGCGCGCGGACCAATCCAGCTGCTGGCCACCGAATGTGCGGCAAAGAAACCGGCGGAAAAGAGCAGCATCCCGGCAAAAATCAGCCACAGTGAGGTGAACAGCGTCATCAACAAGCCTACGAGCATCACGCCAGTCGAGAACAACATCACCGGGCCACGACCGTAGCGGGTGGTCATTGACCCTGCTTTGGGGGAACTCCAGGTACCGGTAAGGTAAGCCACGGACAGCAGGCCGACCACCGCCTGACTGAGTTCCCAGGGCGACAGCATCAGGCGGTAGCCGATGTAGTTAAACAGCGTGACAAACGACCCCATCAATAAGAATCCAACCACGAAAAGTAGCGGCAATCCGGGGTCACGCCAGTGCAGGCGGAAATTAATAAACAATGACTTAGGCCGCAGTGACGTCGGTCTGAAGTGGCGCGATTCGGGTAAGATTTTCCAGAACATCAGCGCGGAGGCCAGCGCAAAACAGCCGATAGCCGCCAGCGCAATACGCCAGTTAAAAAAGTCGGTAAATACTCCGCTGATCAACCGGCCACTCATGCCGCCAATCGAGTTACCGCTGATATACAGCCCCATCGAAAAGGCGACAAAGCTAGGGTGGATCTCCTCGCTGAGATAGGTCATACCTACCGCGGCGACCCCGCTTAATGACAGGCCAATCAATGCACGCATGATCAGGATACCGTGCCAGCTGGTCATCATCGTTGAAAGTAAGGTGCAGCAGGAAGCCAGCAGGAGCGCGGTGACCATTACCGGCTTGCGGCCAATGGCGTCGGAAAGCGGGCCGGTAAACAGGAGACCGATTGCCAGCATGGCGGTGGAGATAGACAGTGAAATACTGCTGCTGGCAGGCGATACGCCAAACTCATGGGACAGTACCGGCAGGATCGGTTGTACACAATACAGCAGGGCAAATGTCGCCAGCCCGGCGGAAAACAGTGCCAGCGTGACGCGCATAAAAGAGGCGGTGCCGCGTTTTATAAACGCATCTGGCTGGGAGATAATCTGTTCATCAACATCGCTTGTCGGGGCAGTATCGACAGTAGTTGTACGGCTCACATGAAATCCATTGGGTATACAGGACTAGTCTTTAGAGTATGAAAATCACAATATTCTGTCTAATATATTAATAATCTCAAATAATATTTTAAAAATATGAATATTGAACTGCGTCACCTGCGCTACTTTGTGGCGGTTGCGGAAGAACTCCATTTTGGCCGTGCGGCGGCCCGGCTGAACATTTCCCAACCTCCGTTGAGCCAACAGATCCAAATCCTCGAGCAGCAGGTGGGTGCCAGATTGCTGGCGCGAACCAACCGCAGCGTGGCGCTGACCGCCGCAGGTAGGCAGTTTCTGGCCGACAGTCGGCAGATCCTCGGGCTGGTGAATGAAGCCGCAGCAAGAGCTGAACGTCTGCATTTGGGCGAAGCGGGTGAGTTGCGTATCGGATTTACCTCCTCAGCACCGTTTATTAAGGCGGTGTCAGATACGCTGTCCTTTTTTCGCCAGGCTTACCCCGATGTGCATATGCAAACCCGTGAAATGAATACCCGCGAGCAGATTGCCCCATTAAGCGAAGGGACGCTGGATATGGGACTGCTGCGCAATACGCAACTACCTGACACTCTGCACCGGGAGGTTATCCTGCACGAACCGCTGATGGCGATGATCCCGCGAGCGCATCCATTGGCACAAAAGCCGGTTGTTACTCTGGCGGAACTTTCCCGCGAGCCGTTTGTCTTTTTTGACCCGCACGTGGGGACCGGATTGTATGACGATATTCTTGGCCTGATGCGTCGCTACGACCTGAAGCCGACTATAACTCAGGAGGTCGGGGAGGCGATGACCATTATCGGCCTGGTGGCGGCGGGGTTGGGGGTGTCTATTCTGCCAGCCTCATTTAAACGGGTACAGCTGTATGAAATGTGTTGGGTACCGATAGCAGAAGAGGATGCTGTATCTGAAATGTGGCTGGTGTGGCCTAAACATCGCGAGCAAAGCCATGCTGCGCAACGCTTTCGCCAGCAGCTTTTAGCGGCGGTACAACGTGCTTAAATTAGTTTAAAAACCGGTGAAAATGTGCGGTAAATCACACGGCTAAGTAAAAAGTTGACGGAAACCATTGAAGTACTTCACCATAGCCTACAGATTATTTCGGAGCGCGAAAATAAAGGGAGTAAGTGGTGGTTGCTGATAGTCAGCCTGGGCATATCGATCAAATTAAGCAGACCAATGCGGGCGCGGTTTATCGCCTGATAGATCAGCTCGGACCGGTATCGCGTATTGATCTCTCTCGCCTGGCGCAATTAGCGCCTGCCAGTATTACCAAGATTGTCCGCGAAATGCTCGAAGCACATTTGGTGCAAGAACTGGAAATCAAAGAAGCCGGGAGTCGTGGGCGTCCGGCCGTTGGCCTGGTTGTCGAGACGGAAGCCTGGCACTACTTATCTATTCGTATCAGTCGTGGCGAAATTTTTCTCGCACTGCGCGATCTCAGCAGCAAACTGGTGGTTGAAGATTGCCTTGAAATGGCGCTGGTCTCCGAGATCCCGCTGCTCGATCGTGTGATTGCGCAGGTCGATCAATTCTTCATTCGTCATCAGCAAAAGCTTGAACGCTTAACGTCCATTGCCATCACCATGCCGGGCATTATCGATACCGAGAATGGCATCGTTCATCGCATGCCGTTTTACGATGACGTTAAAGAGATGCCACTGGGTGACGCGCTGGAGAGTCATACCGGGGTACCGGTATACATTCAGCACGATATCAGCGCCTGGACCATGGCTGAAGCGCTTTTTGGTGCATCGCGCGGTGCCCGCGACGTGATTCAGGTAGTGATTGACCACAACGTGGGCGCGGGGGTGATCACCGACGGCCATTTACTGCATGCGGGCAGCAGCAGTCTGGTCGAGATTGGCCATACGCAGGTGGACCCGTATGGCAAGCGTTGTTACTGCGGGAATCATGGGTGTCTGGAAACGATAGCCAGTGTAGACAGCGTTCTTGAACTCGCACAGGTGCGTCTGAAGCAGTCGATGAGCTCCTCACTGCATGGCCAACCGTTGACGGTGGATTCAATATGCCTTGCCGCCATGCAGGGTGATTTATTGGCGAAAGATATTATTAACGGCGTCGGTACGCATGTGGGACGCATCCTGGCCATCATGGTGAATTTATTCAACCCGCAAAAGATTTTGATCGGTTCTCCGCTCAGCAAGGCCGCAGATATTCTGTTTCCGACCATTGCTGACAGTATTCGCCAACAGGCGTTGCCAGCCTACAGTAAGCACATTGTTGTTGAGAGCACACAGTTTACCAATCAGGGAACGATGGCAGGGGCCGCACTCGTGAAGGACGCGATGTATAACGGTTCTTTGTTGATTCGTCTATTACAGGGTTAACATTTTTTAACTGTTGTACAAAAAATTGCGCTATCTCAAGCTGATTCAGGTTCTCTTACCTTAGACTTTCT of the Citrobacter freundii genome contains:
- a CDS encoding MFS transporter, which gives rise to MSRTTTVDTAPTSDVDEQIISQPDAFIKRGTASFMRVTLALFSAGLATFALLYCVQPILPVLSHEFGVSPASSSISLSISTAMLAIGLLFTGPLSDAIGRKPVMVTALLLASCCTLLSTMMTSWHGILIMRALIGLSLSGVAAVGMTYLSEEIHPSFVAFSMGLYISGNSIGGMSGRLISGVFTDFFNWRIALAAIGCFALASALMFWKILPESRHFRPTSLRPKSLFINFRLHWRDPGLPLLFVVGFLLMGSFVTLFNYIGYRLMLSPWELSQAVVGLLSVAYLTGTWSSPKAGSMTTRYGRGPVMLFSTGVMLVGLLMTLFTSLWLIFAGMLLFSAGFFAAHSVASSWIGPRAKRAKGQASSLYLFCYYLGSSIAGTLGGVFWHNYGWNGVGGFIALMLILALLVGSRLHHRLHA
- a CDS encoding CPBP family intramembrane glutamic endopeptidase encodes the protein MQQEISSDYIARTRAVSGCFSMFILMFGLTFVPLFFAESALLQAQGLLFPLLFAAEFVVLVPLYYFFFSKRAGLGKGTFNVTWFGILFVALLLVQFAGPWLLGIRQNEEWVTTQVSLRSYALWLSSLSLIFIAPVYEEMIFRGCLFNAFQYWFKDKTWLTSAVVSAIFALMHTQYVDFRTLLLLFIVSLVLIYARIKSNGILMPIMLHILMNGTVVGMQIAAQAFVPST
- a CDS encoding LysR family transcriptional regulator, with amino-acid sequence MNIELRHLRYFVAVAEELHFGRAAARLNISQPPLSQQIQILEQQVGARLLARTNRSVALTAAGRQFLADSRQILGLVNEAAARAERLHLGEAGELRIGFTSSAPFIKAVSDTLSFFRQAYPDVHMQTREMNTREQIAPLSEGTLDMGLLRNTQLPDTLHREVILHEPLMAMIPRAHPLAQKPVVTLAELSREPFVFFDPHVGTGLYDDILGLMRRYDLKPTITQEVGEAMTIIGLVAAGLGVSILPASFKRVQLYEMCWVPIAEEDAVSEMWLVWPKHREQSHAAQRFRQQLLAAVQRA
- a CDS encoding IS3 family transposase (programmed frameshift) is translated as MGTPRFTPEFKEEAVRQITERGYSVAEVSDRLGVSAHSLYKWLRAIKPDNSEQHARDLLEAKSEILKLRAQLKRTEEERDILKKGRAVLCKGARLKYRFINEHRTVWGVMTMCRVLDVARAGFYAWLHNPVSARDKDNQRLLTLIRDSYSLSGGVYGYRRVHGDLNEIGETCGKNRVGRIMQLNRIKAVRGYKAPRRIAGRPSVVAPNRVQRQFTVVRANQVWVTDITYIRTWQGWLYLAVVIDLFARNVVGWSMKPTLSRELALDALMMAVWRRKPDGEVIVHSDQGSQYGSDDWQRFCRANNLVPSMSQRGNCWDNAVAESFFSSLKKERIRKRIYKTRDLARADIFDYIEVFYNRARRHSHLGGVSPEAFEQASS
- a CDS encoding carboxypeptidase M32 — protein: MEKSLAYQELTRTFQRLSRFSHLSSIASWDMFTMMPPGGSQARGEALAELNVLEHQLLTDPKVATWIAGAQHEELNDVEQANLREMSRLHHQASLLPESLVEAKSLAGSRCEHAWRSQRPANDWEGFAENLKDVVKYSREEARLRAEAKGCSPYDALLDVFEPDMTSARLDVLFADLKGWLPDLLSKVVAKQSRQSLIAPVGPFPTAVQRELGLETMAQLGFDFAGGRLDISAHPFCGGVPEDVRITTRYDENELLSALFGVIHETGHARYEQNLPRNWSGQPIALARSTAIHESQSLFFEMQLGRSSAFLTRLIPAVKRHFGDQPAFEESNFIAWNQQVKPGFIRVDADEVSYPAHVILRYEIERALINGDIEVDDIPALWNEKMQAWLGLSTIGNYRNGCMQDIHWTDGGFGYFPSYTLGAMYAAQLFSAANRALPGLETAIAQGDFSALFDWLRQNIWQHGSRFTTEQLITQATGEPLSSRYFRAHLEARYL